The DNA window ATCAAGTCTGGACCCCGGTCTGAATGTTGTGCCTAAGCCTATATGTTAGAATCATGCTCCCTTCCCCACCCTCCTGTGTCCTTTGTCAtctgctttaaaaaaagaatctgggctgggattgtggctcagcggtagagcgctcgcccagCCCGGGCAGGAATCggggtcgatcctcagcatcacgtagaaataaaggcattgtgttgtgtccatctacacctaaaaaataaatatttaaaaagaaagaaagaaagaatcctCCTATCTCTTCATTTTATGTGACCATGAATGCTTCTCTCATTCCTTTCTGGAAGGAAGTAAGAAAActatcaaatttttttaaaaattggcggGGGGGagcggtgctggggatggaacccagggtttcaTGTGTTCTAGGAAAGCACTCCACCTCAACCCTTGAGTTCACTTTTTAAATGAAGTGTGAATAACGTTAATTATTTCTAAAGCCTGTTAAGAAGTGAGGGTGCATACACATATCCCCAAGAGGGCTGGAATCTAGTAAATGCAATGGTATCAAGTAAACTTAGCTTCCCAGCCAGGTCTCCTGGCCACCTCCCCACTGCCCAATCCTCCAAGCCCTTAATTCTGTTGAGGTTTGGTTCTTTTATCTCTTATAACActtgtgatttttttaatatatgtttttagGGTTCTCACTCTGGGCATGATGGACAGTTGGAGCAGGATCACCCTTTGCCATGGGACAGAGGCTGTCCTGTGCATTGTAGGGTTTTGAGCAGCATCTCTGTCCTCTACCCACGAAtgtcaatcacacacacacacacacacacacacacacacacacactcacacacacatcaaaTTCTAACAACCagaaatgtctccagacattgccaaatatCCACCGAGAGGCACACTTACCCTTCGGTAAGCACACTCCTCTATAAAATGTGCTTTTAAACTGCTGTCTATTTAGTATAGGGTCTATCCCCTGACCACCCCACTGAATTTGAGTACCAAGAACAAAGAAATCTGCTCCTTGATGTACCCAATACTCAGAGTATGTTTCATAGTAAGGGTTCGATATTTACTGGAAAAATGCACAATAAttagtgggatttttttttttttttttttttttttttttttttaggagttggggacagagtcttgctaggttgcccaggctggccccaagctcctgggctctggagatgctcctgcctcagcctccctggttgCCGGGTCTgtcggtgtgcaccaccacacctggctcatttGGTGTTTTTCTCGCACCTGAGATGGCGCTGGGTCTGTCATGCATGACCTCACTTCTTTATCCTTCTTTGAGGGAGGCCCTGTTATTGCCCCTCCTATTCACAGAGGGAAAACTGAGGCTTCTAGAAGCTACATCTGCATACAACCCCATCCATCCCGCCCCACCCAGCAGTAGAATCCAGGGCTTAACCGGCCACCCCGAAACTTTTCAATTTGTTCCCTTCTGGCCAAGAGAGACTGGATTCAGGTCAGGGTCAGCCCAACCTCTGAGAAGCACCTGCGGGGAAATGGAGGGGGGTGCGGATCTGGCACTGGCTGCGGAGGTCCCACGGAGGGGCTTTCTCAGGATCTAGCAGGGTCCGAATTTGGTTGGGATGAGCATGTCCAACTCAGGAGGAAACCCAGCCCCCAAAGAGTTAGGGAccaagctctgaagagaagccacAGCACCAGCCTGGGGGTGTGCTGCAGAGACCAGGCCCGGGAGGCTGGAACTGCCCCCCACCGTGTCCCAGCCCAGCAAGGAGCCGGCCCTGGCCCTGCGATTGGTCAGCGAATGTTTCCCTGTTACCAGGAATGGAGGCCGAGGAAATGGGAAGGAGAGAGGCAGGAAGAGAGAGTGGGTGTGGCCAGGGTGGGGCTGGGGGCTAAATTTATATCTCTGCCCCTTCACTGCACTCCTGCTTCACCATGGACAATGCTGGATACAGCAAGTGGGGCGGCGGGTCCCAGGACCTCCCTGGAGGTATGAGTAATGGATCGCCTAGCTGGTCTCCTGGGGTTCCTGGTGCATGTCGGGGGTGTGATGGGGAGTGGAGGAGAGGAGGCAAGAAGACCCAGGGGCAATGGGTTCAGGAAAAAAACCCACAACCATAGACCCGGTCAGACCTGGATCCAAATCCTAACTCTGCTGCTCAGGGGCTGTGCCATGgtgggcaagttatttaacctctctgtgccacaGCCTAGGGTTTAGTGCTTGGGCCCTAGGAGTCCATCTGTGTTCCCCTAGGGCACTGGGGACGCTGGGAGCACTGCAAGCAACGATTTTTCTTCCTGGCCCTGGTTCTCCTGGTGGCCTCAATCCTATGGGCTTTCATTCTGAGCATTCTGTTGTCCAAGGGTGAGTGACCCCTTCTTGAGGAGAGGTTGTGTGTCCCGCCTCCAGGACCTAAGCCTGTCCTTTCCATTGCTCCAACCCCCTCCATGATCCCAGCCCCCTGCCTGGATCTGAATGTGTCATCCCTGCCATCCCTGCATAGAATGGCTGTCCCTCCTTGGGCCGGGTGCACCCACCGGTGCGTTTGTCTCCCTTCCACACATGTGATCATCATGTGTGTCGTACGCCGGCCTGCTTCCCCTGTGGGTCCcaagacgggggggggggggggggggtgaggggaTGTTCCTGCGTCGCCCCGCTGGGCCTGCAGGAGCTTCTCTCTGCAGCCTCTGTGGAGCGCCGGGCGCTGGTGGGCCAACAGGACCTGCTGGAGACAAACGGTATGTGCAGAGCGGTGGGCCCTGGGGGCTGAGGGTGGGAATGTCCAGGGTCCTGAGCCCAGGGAGCGGCTGGATGAGGACACAGGGGACACAGAGGCTGGTCTCATAGTGGGGGAAGGGTGTCCCCTGAGTCCCTTCAGGTGACGAAGTACACATGCGCGTGGGGACATCATTCCAGCCTCGAAACAGACAGTGGTGCTGGGTGCCTTGAAGGAGGAGGTCGGAGCCTGCAACAGCTGCTGTAAGAAGGGGGCCTGGCAGTCGCTTGTGGGCTTAGGGCAGGTGGACCACGGCAGGTTGGTGGGGGCAGGCGGGCTGGCCTCAGAAGTCCCACCCACCTGTATCGTGTCCTTCCTAGGCTTGGGGACCAAGGCGAAACTGCAGAACACTCTCACTGAGCTTGGGGAGACACAGGCAAAAGTGCTGCAGCAGGAGAGCGCCCTGAAAGAACTGCAGGAGCGCGGTGAGGGGCGTGACCCACAGCCCTGGCCCCAGTGACCTTGACCCCTGACCCTGATCGTGCCCACCTCCATGACTGGACCAGATCCTAAAGGCTGGACTCTGACCTTGAGTAAAACTCCTCACCTCAGCCATGCCAGACCCTACCCTCTTAAGACAGTCATTGTCAAGGTCGACATCCACCGGGACCTGACCTTTACCTGGCCATGACACGGCTGATTCTAACCTCCACTGTAATCTCAACTCCCTTGACCCTGCAGTGACCCAGGGCTTGGCTGAAGCTGGCAGGGACCGAGAGGATGTCCGCACTGAACTGTTCCGGGTGCTGGAGGGCATCAAGTTGCAGAACGGTGAGCAACGCAGGGGACAGAAAACAAGTGGAACCTGCTGGAGCCTCCGAGTGCCACTCTCCACCAGGCCCTGCCCTTGTACTTGGCTTCGGTGGTTCTGCCCGTGGGGAATACCCACCCGGTGCTCAGTGAGCTCCACCCGGGAACAGCCCACCTCTCTGACCCGCCACCCTGCAGGTTCCTGTGAGCCGTGCCCCAAGTCCTGGCTGACCTTCCAGGGCTCATGTTACTTTTTCTCGGAGCCTCCCAGCTCGTGGGAGGCGTCGCAGCGCCTCTGTGCAAACCTAAGCGCTCACCTGGTGATCATCGGGGGCCTGGAGGAGCAGGTAGCGAGAGGGAGGAGCTCAGTGGGAGGACCTCGCGTGTGCCGTGTGGCTCGGGTCCTGGGGCGGTTGGTGGACTCCTGGGTTCAGGTCTCCGCTCCCTCCCAGGGCTTCCTGAGTCTGCATACTCGCGGCCTGGGTTACTGGCTGGGCCTGAGGGCTGTGCGACACTCTGGCAAGGTTCAGAGCTACAAGTGGATCGATGGAGTCCCACTCAGCTTCAGGTGAGGGACGGACTCCTGGTGAGAATCGGGGAGAGGGACAAATCAGACCCCTAGGGGAGGTGCTTTTGACCACCTCTCGGGGACTCTTTGGCTTGGGCTAAATTCTTAGGGATGGGAACATCAGATCGTAGGAACTGGCTGAGGGTTAAACTCTGGGCTCACAAAGTAATAACCCCAGGTGCATGCTCAAGTTAGACACTCAGGGTGAACAGGTTAGACCCAAGCAATAAACAGGCTAGACGCTGGGAAGGAGGGCTGGACCTCAGGTCCGTCCTCAGCCTGGACTTGCAGCTACACCCTGCCTCACCTTGGCAGCCACTGGAACTCGGGAGAGCCCAATGACTCGAGGAGGCAAGAAGACTGTGTCATGATGCTGCACTCGGGGCTGTGGAACGACGCACAGTGCAGCAGTACAATGGACGGCTGCATCTGTGAGAAGAGGCGCAGCTGCTGACCCGGCTCAGCGCCCAGAGCCGCACCCACCGGCGCAGTTGGCTCCCAGGTGCTCAGAGGCCTCTGCTCCAACCTCACAGGCCCCTGCACTCCCACCCCTCCGCCAGCTTCAAAACTCCCTTCTCCTAGTCCCGGGTCACCTGAGCCCACCTCTCTTCCTAGTCGAGAAAGAGAAGGAAGCTGTTTGATTGTTCCATCTTCCCCATCCCTTGAATAGACTGGCACCCTGTCATCCATCCCAGACTTCACAGCAGGACACAAGGCCCTGAGgcagggagaggaaggagggacTCCTCTGATGAGATTATCTGGTCCCTTTTGCTCAAAGCACCTAGCTCCTGGGACTGTCAGGAAACATCCCAGCGAAACTGGGTTTTTGAGAAGTGATGGGATTTCTGCAGGTGGAGCTAGGAAGGTGGGGGGCGGGTAGGGAGCAGAACCCAGCAGGAGGGGGCTGCCAGCTGggcagaaggagtgtggaggtgtgGGCTGCAAAGGGCCTGGCTGGAACAAGTGGGGACTTCTGATCTGAATTCACCCTGCACTCCCAAAGTTCCCCGCTTTCATCCTGAGGACTTGGGGGCTCTCTGagaatttccaaaaaaaaaaaacacacagatgGATCCAACAGAGGACAGTAACAGGCCAGCTGCTCCTAGTTCCCTGCAGAACTGAGTCCATAACTAAAGGCTGCTTTAGTTCCCAGAATGCCTGGTGGTGACAGCCTGAGGCAGCAAGAGAGGAACACCATCCCAGATACAGCCTCTACCCACCGAGCCTGaaatcccctcctctcccctcctacTCAGTCCCAAcccccagccctgctccaggccaCCACGGACCTGTCGTCTATCGCCATCAATGTGACTTGTCTTTTGTAAAACTCCATATACATTGAATTACATACAACGTATAGCCCTCTGTTTCTGGATACTTTCTGTCCACAGAGTACTTTTGAGATTCAGCCATGCTATTATGCGAATCGataatattctttttctttattgcGGAGTCATATTCTGTTGTGTGGCTGGACCACAGTTCACTTATCTGTTTACCCGTAGATGGATGTTTGGGTCTCTTCCAATGTAAGTTACTATGATTCGGCTTCGGTGAATATTCTTATACAAATTTTTGTATGGCGTGTCAGTGTATTTTCGGTTGCTATGACAAAACACCCAAGACTGGGTAATTTACAAAGAATAGAAGTTTTTTTGACTCAtggttctggaagctggaaagTCTGAGAGCATGGTGACAGCATTTAGTGAAGGCCTTCTTGCTGAGGTATTCGTCTCTTTCATTGctgaaacaaatgcctgaggCTTGGTATTTTATAAAGAAAGGAAATTTGTTTAGCTCAGTTTGGGAGGCTAAAGTCCAAACAGCCAAGTATCTGCTCTGGTTAGGGTCCTGTGACTGCATTACATCATGAGGCTAGCAAGGAGAAATCTCAGAAAGCCAGAGAGAGTCGAGAGGGGCTAGTCTTGCTCTTTTGTGACATGCGTCTCTTGAGAACCAGTATCTCACTAGGATCTCAGGAGAACTACCTTAATCCCTTCCAAGGAAGTGCCCCCAAACACCTAATGACTTCccataggccccacctcctacaaGTTCCACTATTTCTTAAGGTCACCTCACTagggaccaagcttccaagagatgAGCCCCTGGGAACATCGTCCAACCCATGATCTATAGTACAACATGGCGAGACGGAGCCAGTGTGCCCCTctggtctctcttcctcttgtgaTAAAGCCACTGGTTGGGGCCATCATGGCGGTCCCAACCTTATCACCTCATTGAACCCTAGTCATCTCCCAAAAGGTGATTCTCCAAATTCCATGCACAGGAGAATTTAGGGATTAAGTTTCCGACACATGGACTTTGGAGGGACACATTCTGGCCACACCATGTGCATCTGTAGGTTTTCCCTTCTAAACACCTAGGAGTGATGTTAGATGCACACTTAGCTTCCCAGAGAGGTTACTCTCACCAGCAAGGTCCAGAGGTTCCAGTTGCACAGGGAGGAGGTTTTGGCCCCAGAGAAACTGCAGCAGTTCCAGAGCCCAGAtggaggggaggaagggaggccAGAAGGGGAGGCAGATAGTGGAGGACGGCAGGAAGCAGCAGTTCTTGATTACACGGGTTTGCACAGTACGGAGAGCAGGGTCCCGGGGGTCTCTGACATTTGGAATTACACCCTAGGGAAGATAGCAGGAGTCCCCGGATAGAGACGAAGAGAAGGATTGGTGCCTGATCCCCAAGAAGGGGCTTCTGGATGGGACAGTAGATGGACGGGAAAGGACAGGCACCCTCGCTGAACAAGGAGGAGGCTGCCAGCGAGCAGAGAGGATCAGGGCGCAGGTCTCTCGGACACAAGGGGCAGCTTCATTTGAGAAAGGATTTTAAATGCCACAAAATTCTTTAGCTGGTGGTGGGGGGGACACGAGGCATGAGACAGAAGTCACCCAGGACCTAGGTCGCTCTGTCCTTCAGCAGGTTTCTGCCTCCCTAACACCTTGAGGATCACCCCCTCCCTCTTGGCCTTTCTTACCTGGAATTTATAACGTGAGTGACCAAGAACCAATCAGCGCCCAGCGCTTACCCTTGTTGACCAATGGGCGGGGGCGAGCCCTGGGGGGCGTGCCTGCGGGGCGAGCCTCGACTGTGAAATCCCAGAGCCCTCGGACGCGCTCCGGGGAGAGCTGCCTCTGGACCAGGAGAACCGCTATCTTCTCCCCAGGTGGCCACTCTCGTTGTGGCTTAAGGCGCTCGTGCTCCCACACGTGGTGTCCTCGACTTCCCTTTGGGGCTGACACATTCGTGCCATCCCCTTCTCACCCGCGGAGGCCTCTGCTGCACCGATTCCACGCCAGGCCCTGGAGTTCCAGGTCAGGGTCACTCGGCCAGGAGGAACCGGAGAACCTCAGGCTGCGGGGACACAGGCTTCCACGGAACAGCGGAGGCCTGATGGGGCCCCTCGCAGGGAGTCCTAGGGAGGCCACACTGTGCTAGGGTGGGAGAGGCGGGAGGAACGGTTGCCTGGGAGCAGAGGTAGAGGTCACCTTAGCAGGGCTCTGGAGGAACTTTCTGGGGCGGTGTTCTGTTTGCTGATGATTTGGGAGCATACTGGTGAACGCACTCATCCAAACCTGCAGAAAGCATGCTTGGGTTTCATGCATTTCATTCTAGATAACTTTTAAATTTATGATTTTATCTGGCAAATAAAGATACATAAACGATAGAAAAAGTAATAGTCATCCCTTGGAATTTGTGGGGAATTGGTCCCAGAACCTTTCCCCCCCAACACAGTACCAGAACCCGtggatgcccaagcccctcacaaACAGAGGCATAGCATTTGTAGAGggcctctgcacctctggctaaaTCATCTCGAGTTGGCCTAGAGTGCTACGCAGGGTAAATGCAAAATTGttatactgagttgcttaggggaaaatgagaagaaaaactgcATGCATGTTCAATGCAGattgtttttctagtattttccacctgagttggttgaatccacagatgcCACGGGCTGACTGTATATGCGTGGCATATGATGTGATTTTTGATACATATACATAGTGAACTGGCTAAAATAAGCTATTAACATATGCATCACCTCACATATAtggttaattttttctttctgtacTGGAGATTGGATTCAGGACCTTTGCCgcggtctggctgcagcaaactagccagggggtgacgaacaacttgtgtagattgatacagcaggagtgggagccgtttattgtaggacaggagcagtatttatacattccatacagcttatctaattaacataaactagatacagcagtcaaccaataaggaatctccacacttaatggctcacttgggttacttcacaaaccactccctctggcattttgccaggcaccatccagacttgtttacagactctaacatttctctggcaaaatgccaggtgccatcctgacttgtttacagactctaacagaccttgtatatgctaggcaagtgctctaccactgagccgcatccccagactttttattttattttgagacaggatctcactaagatgctgagtcTAGCCTttgacttgagatcctcctgcctcagcctcccaagtagctaggatgaCAGGCATGGGCCCCTGCACTCAGTTATGTGTCATTTTTTTTCATGGTGAAAACACCTAAAATCTACTCTcagcaattttctttctttttttaattttaatttgttatatatgacagcagaatgcatcacaattcacattacacatattcagcacaatttttttatttctctggttgtacataaagtagaGTTGCACCATTTGtgcacttagggtaatgatatccatctcattccacggtctttcctaccccattcccctcccttctggcccctcccctttgccctatctagagttcctctagccCTCCCATGCAGCATCCCCccaccacattatgaatcagcctccttaaatcagagaaaacatttggcatttggttttttgggattggcttagcttcacttagcattatattctccaactccatccgtttatctgcaaatgccatgatttctctctctctctctctctcgatggacacaatacctttattttatttatttatttttatgtggtgccggggattgaaacctcatgtatgctaggcaagcactctactaagccacaaccccagccccgattttattctctttgatgCTGAAGAATATTCCatcgtgtatgtataccacattttctttatccattcagctactgagggcatttaggttggttctgcagtttagctattgtgaattgagctgctgtgaacattgatgtgaccgtgtccctgtagtatgctgatttaagtcctctgggtatagaccgaggagtaagagagctgggtcaaatggtggttccaatggtggtgctggggatgttccTCGGAGACTCCAGGGATGAGTGGTTCATTCCAAAATTCAACTTTCCTGAACGCTTGAAAGTCATCCTAATGAAATAAGGGGTCCGGGTGGTGAGGGTTGCCCTCCTGGGGTTTGCCGTCTGGCCAGGAAAGGAGGGAGTGGTGAGGTTGAATGGAAGTGGTGGATTAGAGatggaaaattctagaaaaggAAAACTCCTTTCGCTGCATTTCTGGCCTGGGGGGAGGGGGTAGAGGATGCAAAAGGGAAGCAGGGTGTGCCTTGGAAAGGCCCAGGGTGCTTGTGCTGGGAAGCAGAGTGTGGGGGCAGGGAGGGCAGTGGGTGGCCCCACTGTTGGGCGGCTGCACGGCATGACCACCCCGTCTGGGGGTAAATCAGCAAGTCATGGGGAGCTTGGATCCCGGTCGGGGTTCCCTGGTTGCTCTGGCCCCACCCTAACCCCAGTTGCCACCTTCCAAGGAAGCAGCCTGGAGCTGACCTCCCTGGTCTCCCACCTCTCCCCCCCAGAGCCCAGGAAACCCCCTCGGCTCCCCAGGGCTTCTTCCCAGGAAGGCGGAGGCATCAGGGGAAGAGACGGGGCCTTCCAAAGCAGCAGCAGGCCACACTCTCTTCCAGCCCCTGGCAGCCTGTCCACATGGGGCTCAATCCCCACTCCCTGGGAAGGCCAGGACTCTCGCCTGGACACAGGTGGctcaaatggatggatctggcagATCCGGAAAGAAAGCCCAGAGCTTGAAACCAGCGCGGGCCACGACCTTGCTGTGTGGACTCGGGCTCGTGGCTTtgcttctctgagcctcaattttTGCATCTCCAGGGGGAAGGTAAAGCCAGTATCTACCTAGTGTATCATGGTCAGCTAAATTAGCCCCTGATCAATGGATATGTGGATCAAGATGTCCACACCCTAATGCCCAAAATCCATGAATATGTGACTTCATATGGCAAAATAAACTGTGCAGGTGGGATTAGGAGAAGGACCCTAAGGGCGGGagtctgttttagttagcttctTTGCTGCTGtggtcaaaagacctgacaagagcaattttagaggaggaaaagtttatttggggcttatcAGAAGTCTCAGTCTGTAGACGGCCAACTGCACTGCTCTGTGCCTAGGTGAGGCAGAACGTCCTGGAGGAAGTGTGAGGAGGAAGACAGCGGCTCAGGACGTgaccatcaggaagcagagagagagatcctCACCGGGcacaaaatatatgccccaaaggcatgtccccaatgacccacctcctccagccacagcctgcCTACAGTCGCCACCCTGCTCATCCCTGTGGGTAATTAATGCACCAGCAGGTGAGGCTCCCATAGCCCAGTCATTTCACCACGGAATTTTCtggtattgtctcacacatgagctttggggtgaCACCTCGTGCCTAAATCATAACAGAGGTGATTCTGGGTTATCCCAGGGGCCCAGTGTCACCGCAGGGCTCTCCTGAGAGGCAGGCAGGAGGGCCAGAGTCAAAGCAAGACCGGAAGATGCTGCGCGTCTGGCTCTGGAGCTGGAGGAAGCGGAGGCAGGCACCGCTAGAAGCTGGCGAGGGTGGGACACGGATTCTCCCCCAGCCCCTCCAGAAGGGACCAGTCCTGCCCTCATCTGGACTGTAGCCCCGGGGAGAGCCATCTTGGGCTCCCAACATCTAGACCTGGCAGGTCCTACCTCAGTGTGTAGGCTACTGGACGTGTGGTCACTTCCTCCAGTGCCATGGGAATTTCACTCGGGTGTGATGCCCATGTGTTAactatgtgccaggccctgaACCAGGGGCTGGGGACACAGCGGTGACCAGAGAGACCTCCCTGCCCTCCTGGAGCTCCTGTCTTGGTGGGGGATGATAAAGAAGCAAACCAGACATGTGCACACACCTGAAGGGACACCGAAACCCCACAGCGGTGACATCAGAGCCAAGGGGCATGTCAGCCAGGGTCATGTCCTGCAGAGGGCAGAGAcctggagggagagggaggaccaTCTACTCCATCAGCAGTGGGAAGGAACCATCGTGTTGGTCTCCCAGCTGGTGCAGGTTGAGGGAGCAAACGGGGTGAGGGGCCAAGGAGGATGCCCACCCTGTGGGTCCTCGTGGCCTGCAGGGATTTCGGGGTTTTTTGCTAAGAGCCTCTGGGTAGAGGGCTGGTCGATCCTGGGAGATGGGTTTCCAGAAATGCTGCAAAAACATGTTGTCATTTTCTGAGGCTCGCGGAACCCAGAACCGTGCTGAGGGCTTCGGGCACACACAGATGTGAGGGAATTGCCCTACTCCCACCCCACAGACGAGGAAACTGGGTCCCAGAAAAGAAGCAATCACCCTGCAGCCGGGAGAAGATACAGGGGCGGAGCTGGGACCTCACGGCTGCACTTATCCACAGCAGGGTCCCCAGTGAGGGGCAGTGACCAGGTGTGGGTCCAGCAGAAGACAGCGACCCCACTGCCTGCCAGACCCAGGGGGCCTGGGAGCAGGAGTGGAGAAGAAAAACACACGGACCTCCTCCAAAGTCCCTGAGAAGTTGGAGTCCTGGGTCCCTGAGGGGAGGGTCTGGGGTCCTGGCCTCCTGGGTGCCTAAGAGGCTGAGCCTGGGCCCCTGAGGATCAGATTAGGGTCCCAGCTTCCTGACTCCACAAGGAGCTGGGGGCCTGGGTCCCTGGGGGTTGGAGTAGGGTCCAGGCCTCCGGATCCCTAA is part of the Callospermophilus lateralis isolate mCalLat2 chromosome 1, mCalLat2.hap1, whole genome shotgun sequence genome and encodes:
- the Clec4g gene encoding C-type lectin domain family 4 member G translates to MDNAGYSKWGGGSQDLPGGHWGRWEHCKQRFFFLALVLLVASILWAFILSILLSKASVERRALVGQQDLLETNASKQTVVLGALKEEVGACNSCCLGTKAKLQNTLTELGETQAKVLQQESALKELQERVTQGLAEAGRDREDVRTELFRVLEGIKLQNGSCEPCPKSWLTFQGSCYFFSEPPSSWEASQRLCANLSAHLVIIGGLEEQGFLSLHTRGLGYWLGLRAVRHSGKVQSYKWIDGVPLSFSHWNSGEPNDSRRQEDCVMMLHSGLWNDAQCSSTMDGCICEKRRSC